The genomic segment TGGCTTGCTTAATTATCATGAAGTGCCCATCCAAAACGCGTAAATTTTTGTATTTTGAAGCATCACTCTCCAATTGGTTTCGGATGCCTGCCCCAATCATATATTCGTGCCTGAGAAGGTAGGGCGACACCAGCGGGGAGGTGGGAGCCTGAACGATCGAGGCGTATCGGATATGCCGATCAAGCCAGAGATTGTAAACGCTATTTTTGCCCACAACGATCACATTCCCTGGCTGATCTACCTGTGAATTTTTGGTAATGGGAGAGTTCTTCTTAACCACATACGATCCCAGAATTGAAATATATGGGTTACTAAAGCTAACGCCATCCTCGGCGCCCGCTTGTTTTGAACCGTCTGCTCTTTGTGGGGCAATGCCGAAGAAACCAATATCGGCCCTTCCGCTGGCGACGATCTGGTAGGCAAGACCTGCAGACGGAACAAGGTAGCTTTGAATGGATGCTCCAAGTTGCTTGGCAAGCAGGTTGGTGATTTGGAGTGAAATTCCTGAAATCTTGCCCTTGGATTTATTTGTTAAAACATAATTTCCAGAATTGATCACTACCCGCAGTTTTCCTGTTGGAGCCAGTTGACGTTTCGCTATAGGTCCTGCTGTTATTGTGATGAGGGATTGGCAGGAAGCGGGAAATGGAGAAGTGAACACCAACGAGTCTGATCCAGCCGGATGCTTGAGAGCAGGATGTTCAATAGCCGGTGGTAGGGGAAGCGACATGGCGAGGACTAAATTAAGGCACATAGATTAAGCTAACACAGTTCACATCTGAAGCGAACAGGCGTCACTGATTATGAATATTGCAGTGATCAGATTCTGGGGCTATCGGAGATTACCATGGCCTGGGCACCAAAGTGCCAGGACATGTAAGTTTGTAAAAGCCAAGCCGTTAGCAGTAACAGATCAAACTCGTGCTGACCCCAGTCTCTGAGTAAAGGGAGCCTGGAGCATGGCGGGATCACCAATTCGGGTGCCCCCATCGGTTGAGAGGGGTGATCCGTCTTCACCAATAACAACTCGATACAAGTACCAATCAGTGCCCAATACTGCTCGATAACGTAGCAAATGTGGTCCTCTGCACCCTGGCCCAAGAGCACGGCATCAATGAGTATTGGTGGTTGAAAGAGTCTTTGCCCCAGCCGAGGAAAAAAGATGACTTAATGCATAAACAATGGAAAACAATAAGGGTTCAGCAAAATGGCGAAACCATAGAACTATTAAAAGGTTCGCAGGGGAAAGCGATTAGAATAGGACAGCAGACAGCAGCAAACGCCTGGCAAACAATAAGAAAAGTAACACATAGTGCAGAGCAAAAGATCGAGGCGTAGAATAATGCGTAACATAAATACAGATTTATGGGAATCAACTTAAAATGGAAAGTTACAAATCAAGTCATAAGCAATATTTTAGCCACAACGCTGATCGGAGTGGTGGCACCTAGCATGGCCGCAGCCAACTGCTCACCCTTAAAACCTCAGGTCTCCCAAGGAACTGGCTACAAAATTCAAGAAACCATAGCGCCAACACTAGGAGAGAAATCCCATGGAAATACATTTTTCCTTGTAGGAAGCCCAATAAAGTCAATCACAATAACGCTAACACCACTGACAACTGATAGCGCAAGCTATCCAACGCAGCTCGTCTCTCGCTATAACGACGATTCAATCTATGAAAGTGGAGCGCCAATCTTTACGCCAGATACAACGAGGCCAATTACCTGGGGCCCGCTTAAGGTGAACAACGACGGAAAAACACTGGTCGCCTTTAACGTAAAAATTCTAGAAAACTTTCATCTCTATCCAAAATCCAAGGGATTTTCGTACAGGTTAAGCGCAATTGGGTGCAACTAACGCCAACACAATCAATCGAAACAAAACAAACCTCAAATACAAAATGGACAAGAAAGCAAACGCACAAATAAAAAGTGAAGGAGGTTTGAAAGGAGGCAAAAAATTCACCTGGAAAAAATACATGATCTCTATTGGCGTTGGAGCCCTCACATGCCTTGGAAATGCGGGACAGGCTTGGGCAACACCTGTTCAGGGGAAGACATACCCAAGCATCCAACTTAATTCAACAGCAGCTATTGGTAACGATGCTGATAATTACAAAGTCAGCATATTTACGACTCCCGCAGGAATCGGAACACGAGATGTAGCACCTGATCCAGATGGTTCTGTATGGTTCAACGGGCAGTGGTCAGGAACTGTTGGCCATCTAAATCCAGTAAGCAAAACCGTAACCCTCTATCCTCTAGGCGAGGGGTCCCATCCTCACGGTATTGTTCTTGGACCGGATGGAGGGCTTTGGATTTGTGACGAGTCAAATGCAATTCGTAGATTTGATAGAAATACTCATGAAATCAAGACATACAAGCTACCAAAATTCCCTGAATCAATGGGCTATGGGAATCTAAACACACCAACTTTTGACAAGGATGGAATCCTATGGTTCACGGCCCAAAACGGGTATCATGGAAGGCTCGACCCCAAAACAGGTGAAAATAAAATATATAAATCACCAGGAGGATTTGGGCCCTACGGTATTACGACTACACCCAACGGAGAGGTCTGGTATACTAATTTAGCTGGCAACCACATTGCAAAGATTGATCTACAAAGCGGGATAGCCAAAGTGGTTCCAATCCCTGACTCGAAAGCTAATGGTTCGCGTCGAATTTGGTCAGATAGCCATGGAAATTTGTGGGTAACGACCTGGGGGGATGGTGTACTGAGGAAGTATTCACCGGGTACAAACAAATGGAGTACCTACAAACTACCAGGCCTAGGCCCAAGAGGCTACTCAACATTTGTGGACAATAAGGGAAAAGTCTGGAGCTCCGATTTTGGAACAAATTCAATCCTACAGTTTAATCCAATTACCGAATCATTTACGATATTTCCTGGCAACAAACAAAATATACAGACTCTACAAATGAATGGAATCGAAAATAAAATCTGGGCCGGCCAACAGGGAGTTGACCAAGTTGTACTGTTTGAAAGAATTGCAAACTGAGAAAGATGAATATCGGCAAAAACAAGCGAGAGAACCCGAGAAATGATACTCAACAAATCGCCTTCCTGTTGGGCTCCTGCTTCCTACTTGCAGGCCTTCCCAAAGCTGCGCAGGCGAAAATCACGCTGATCAGGGAATGGAAAGCGGCACCAGTACTGCTTCAAAATGTGGAATTTTCGCCAAATGGCGAACAACTTCTCACAGCAAGTGGTGGTGGCGTCGCCCAACTATGGTCACTAGAGGGGAAACCAGGAGCAATCATGGAAGGGGAACGCCCACCGATGTTCAACGCCCATTTCAACAAATTAGGGAGCAAGTTTATAACCACAAGCTACAACGGAACAATAAGTATATGGAACAAATACGGAATCCTAGTGAAAACACTAGCCATTCATAAAGCCGCAGTTGCAGATGCCAGGTTCGTTGGGAACGATGGCAGTTTTGTAAGCAGCTCTGATGATGGACAAATTGTCATGCGAAATGGAAATGGTTCGCCGATCTGGAGTGATATTTACCCAGGTACTGCGCGGCAACTAGCAGTTTCTGGGCAAAACAACCTGATTGCAGGAGCCTCTGATAGTGGCACGCTACACCTAGTAGCGCTAGGAAACTATGCCAGGCCAAAAATGGTCAAGACCGTTCAAACGCCGCACGGACGGATAAACCAACTATCAATAAGTGGTGATGGAGAAAAGATAGCTGCTGCTGGCATTGATGGCACGGTTACCATATGGAGCAAAGATGGAAGTCAGCTGTCACGAGTCAAGGCCTCAAGCAAAGGATGGGCTAATGGAGGAATATTTTGCAAAAATAAAAATGGACCATTGCTTACCGTCGGAGATGATGGCGTGATCAAAGAGTGGTCAGAAAAGGGAAAGGAATTGGCTGTACTGAAACTCAGTGACAGTTCGCGACTAACAAAGGTTGACTGCTCAGCATCAGGAAAATTTGCCGCCGTTGTTGGAAGTCAGGGAGAACTGTGGCTACTAGGAATAACGCCTAATCCCTAAACACCATAAAAAAATAATGAACAAATTTCCAAAGAGGTTTATGTTGCTGGTCCTATCCATAGCAACCAGCAGCGATGTTTGCCTAGCCCAGCAAAATTCCACTCTGACACAAAGGCAAAGTTTTCAAGCCCATAGCCTCAAGGGAGAGTCCCTGATTCAAGTTCAATACTCTCCAA from the Cyanobium sp. WAJ14-Wanaka genome contains:
- a CDS encoding WD40 repeat domain-containing protein — its product is MNIGKNKRENPRNDTQQIAFLLGSCFLLAGLPKAAQAKITLIREWKAAPVLLQNVEFSPNGEQLLTASGGGVAQLWSLEGKPGAIMEGERPPMFNAHFNKLGSKFITTSYNGTISIWNKYGILVKTLAIHKAAVADARFVGNDGSFVSSSDDGQIVMRNGNGSPIWSDIYPGTARQLAVSGQNNLIAGASDSGTLHLVALGNYARPKMVKTVQTPHGRINQLSISGDGEKIAAAGIDGTVTIWSKDGSQLSRVKASSKGWANGGIFCKNKNGPLLTVGDDGVIKEWSEKGKELAVLKLSDSSRLTKVDCSASGKFAAVVGSQGELWLLGITPNP
- a CDS encoding hydrolase; amino-acid sequence: MGATNANTINRNKTNLKYKMDKKANAQIKSEGGLKGGKKFTWKKYMISIGVGALTCLGNAGQAWATPVQGKTYPSIQLNSTAAIGNDADNYKVSIFTTPAGIGTRDVAPDPDGSVWFNGQWSGTVGHLNPVSKTVTLYPLGEGSHPHGIVLGPDGGLWICDESNAIRRFDRNTHEIKTYKLPKFPESMGYGNLNTPTFDKDGILWFTAQNGYHGRLDPKTGENKIYKSPGGFGPYGITTTPNGEVWYTNLAGNHIAKIDLQSGIAKVVPIPDSKANGSRRIWSDSHGNLWVTTWGDGVLRKYSPGTNKWSTYKLPGLGPRGYSTFVDNKGKVWSSDFGTNSILQFNPITESFTIFPGNKQNIQTLQMNGIENKIWAGQQGVDQVVLFERIAN
- a CDS encoding transporter substrate-binding domain-containing protein, coding for MSLPLPPAIEHPALKHPAGSDSLVFTSPFPASCQSLITITAGPIAKRQLAPTGKLRVVINSGNYVLTNKSKGKISGISLQITNLLAKQLGASIQSYLVPSAGLAYQIVASGRADIGFFGIAPQRADGSKQAGAEDGVSFSNPYISILGSYVVKKNSPITKNSQVDQPGNVIVVGKNSVYNLWLDRHIRYASIVQAPTSPLVSPYLLRHEYMIGAGIRNQLESDASKYKNLRVLDGHFMIIKQAIATPNKHRQSIPYLNQFISDLHRSGCLSGLAKSNNITGYSIPY